The following are encoded together in the Dyella terrae genome:
- a CDS encoding carbohydrate kinase family protein, which translates to MSRTILCFGEALIDFHSEGGDEAGFPRSFVPYAGGAPANVAVAVARFGGDAAFAGMLGKDMFGDFLLDSLHRAGVNTNGVARTDEANTALAFVSLDASGERSFSFYRPPSADLLFRPIHFHAESFDGTAVFHVCSNSMTDPALAETTREGMRRAHAAGALVSFDLNLRPALWPRDVEPRPLIWPALQLADVVKLSAEEFAWLAVDGEEAALQKLWEGRTRLVIITDGANPLRWFHPDVEGELPVYTVPAVDTTAAGDAFVGGLLYQLATLAHTDDRIDHLITELPRLHAALRFASACGALTVTRQGSFSAIPDEAEVLSFMETYA; encoded by the coding sequence ATGTCACGCACCATCCTCTGCTTCGGTGAAGCCCTGATCGATTTCCATAGCGAAGGCGGCGATGAAGCCGGCTTTCCACGCAGTTTCGTTCCCTACGCCGGCGGCGCGCCCGCGAACGTTGCCGTCGCCGTCGCGCGTTTCGGTGGCGATGCCGCGTTCGCCGGCATGCTTGGCAAGGACATGTTCGGCGATTTCCTGCTGGACAGCCTGCACCGCGCCGGGGTGAACACGAACGGCGTTGCCCGCACTGATGAAGCGAACACCGCGCTGGCCTTCGTGTCGCTGGACGCGAGTGGCGAACGCAGCTTCAGCTTCTATCGCCCGCCGTCGGCCGACCTGCTGTTCCGCCCGATACATTTCCATGCGGAAAGTTTCGACGGCACCGCGGTGTTCCACGTCTGCTCCAACAGCATGACCGACCCCGCGCTGGCCGAAACCACCCGCGAGGGCATGCGTCGCGCGCACGCCGCCGGTGCGCTGGTCAGCTTCGACCTCAACCTGCGCCCGGCCCTGTGGCCGCGCGATGTGGAACCGCGCCCGTTGATCTGGCCGGCGTTGCAACTGGCCGACGTGGTGAAGCTAAGCGCCGAAGAGTTCGCGTGGCTGGCCGTCGATGGTGAAGAGGCGGCACTGCAGAAGCTGTGGGAGGGACGCACGCGTCTGGTCATCATCACCGACGGTGCAAACCCGCTGCGCTGGTTCCATCCAGACGTGGAAGGCGAGCTGCCGGTGTACACCGTGCCTGCCGTGGATACGACCGCCGCCGGCGACGCTTTCGTGGGTGGCCTGCTGTACCAGCTCGCCACGCTCGCCCATACCGACGACCGCATCGACCACCTCATCACCGAACTGCCCCGCTTGCATGCAGCCCTGCGCTTTGCATCGGCTTGCGGCGCACTCACCGTGACGCGTCAGGGTTCGTTCTCGGCCATTCCCGACGAGGCCGAAGTGCTGAGCTTCATGGAGACCTACGCATGA
- a CDS encoding sugar MFS transporter encodes MAFAAPPIQSATASPASGKTRYTDYPMAMAVTTTIFFMWGFLTVLNDILIPHLKTVFELNYAQAMLVQFTFFGAYFLMSLPAGRLVALLGYKKGIVAGLAIAAVGAFGFWPAALLHSYGAFLAALFVLATGITVLQVAANAYVALLGPERTSSSRLTLAQAMNSLGTTIGPKFGGLLILSAAAVVIPPAIRNAPETAQLVQTLNNAPAVQTIDAIRQAPPERLVAALNDASATALDRLPIQDVAASFVQLPAGPMAQVLDSLSGAPLLATLSALSPQQLAALPSATLTTALDKLASSRLDTHDAAQLTSVRASLSPETQQQLTDYRQKQAQLVQKPYLGLGVALIVLAVGVWLFRLPPLTESTEQADSSHHTLMDALRHSHVLFGVLAIFFYVGAEVSIGSFLVNYLSLPEIGHMSEQTAADHVVYYWGGAMVGRLAGSALLVYINPRKLLAAFAAVAGLLVLTTMLTQGNVAMVSVIAIGLFNSIMFPTIFALGIERMGPLTGKASSLLIMAIVGGALLPLAQGVLADHMGIQHAFILPLLCYGYIVFYGLRGSLVRDPVTPASHH; translated from the coding sequence ATGGCCTTTGCAGCTCCACCCATCCAGTCGGCGACTGCGTCGCCGGCCTCAGGCAAGACGCGCTATACCGATTACCCGATGGCCATGGCGGTAACCACCACGATCTTTTTCATGTGGGGTTTCCTGACCGTCCTCAACGACATCCTGATCCCTCACCTGAAGACCGTTTTCGAGTTGAACTACGCGCAGGCGATGCTCGTGCAGTTCACCTTCTTCGGTGCGTACTTCTTGATGTCACTGCCCGCAGGTCGGCTGGTCGCCTTGCTGGGCTACAAGAAAGGCATCGTGGCCGGACTGGCGATCGCGGCGGTAGGCGCTTTTGGTTTCTGGCCAGCCGCGTTGCTGCATTCGTATGGCGCTTTTCTCGCCGCGCTGTTCGTGCTCGCCACGGGCATCACTGTGCTGCAGGTGGCCGCCAACGCCTACGTGGCGCTACTGGGCCCCGAGCGCACCAGCTCAAGCCGACTCACCTTGGCGCAGGCGATGAACTCGCTGGGCACCACCATTGGGCCGAAGTTTGGTGGCCTGCTGATTCTCTCCGCGGCGGCCGTGGTCATCCCGCCGGCCATACGCAACGCGCCGGAAACCGCACAACTGGTGCAGACCCTCAACAACGCGCCGGCGGTGCAGACCATCGACGCGATTCGCCAGGCGCCGCCGGAACGGCTCGTGGCCGCATTGAACGATGCATCGGCCACCGCGCTGGATCGCCTGCCGATTCAGGACGTAGCCGCGAGCTTCGTCCAGTTGCCCGCTGGACCGATGGCGCAGGTGTTGGACAGCCTCTCCGGTGCTCCCCTGCTCGCCACGCTGTCCGCACTGTCGCCACAGCAACTCGCGGCACTGCCCTCGGCAACGCTCACCACCGCCCTGGACAAGCTCGCGTCCTCGCGACTGGATACGCATGACGCCGCGCAACTGACCAGCGTGCGCGCAAGCCTCTCGCCAGAAACCCAGCAACAGCTCACCGACTACCGCCAGAAACAGGCACAGTTGGTGCAGAAGCCCTATCTCGGCCTGGGCGTTGCACTGATCGTCCTTGCCGTCGGCGTGTGGTTGTTCCGCCTGCCGCCGCTGACCGAATCCACCGAGCAGGCCGACTCCTCGCACCACACGCTGATGGATGCCCTGCGGCATAGCCATGTGTTGTTCGGCGTGCTCGCGATCTTCTTTTACGTCGGCGCGGAAGTTTCCATTGGCAGCTTCCTGGTGAACTACCTGTCGCTGCCGGAAATCGGCCACATGAGCGAACAGACCGCCGCAGACCACGTCGTGTACTACTGGGGTGGCGCGATGGTGGGACGTCTGGCCGGTTCGGCGCTACTCGTCTACATCAACCCCCGTAAGCTGCTGGCCGCCTTTGCCGCCGTCGCGGGCCTGCTGGTGCTTACCACCATGCTCACGCAGGGCAACGTGGCGATGGTCAGCGTGATCGCCATTGGCCTGTTCAACTCCATCATGTTCCCGACCATCTTCGCGCTGGGCATCGAGCGCATGGGCCCCCTGACCGGCAAGGCATCGAGCCTGCTGATCATGGCCATCGTCGGCGGCGCTCTACTGCCGCTGGCACAAGGCGTGTTGGCCGACCACATGGGCATCCAACACGCTTTCATTCTGCCGCTGCTCTGCTACGGCTACATCGTTTTCTACGGACTGCGCGGTTCGCTCGTTCGCGACCCCGTCACGCCCGCATCCCACCATTAA
- a CDS encoding AGE family epimerase/isomerase: MTTTPDFRSEAFLREHIAQTMAFYHPHAIDPAGGFFHYYKDDGTIYDRSHRHLVSSTRFVFNYAMAHMEFGNPEYLDAVHHGLRYLRDVHRNPGTGGYAWTIRDGKPEDTMYHAYGVAFVLLAYSTALKAGVREASAWMDETWNLLELRYWDAEAGLYRDEANDQWQFTDYRGQNANMHMCEAMLAAYQASDEPRYLERALQLADHMTRRQAAKADGLVWEHYDVNWNVDWKYNLDNPKHLFRPWGFQPGHQTEWAKLLLIMEPLLLERGREENWLVPTAKHLFDTALARSWDSEFGGMAYGFAPDGTVCDDDKYFWVQAESLAAAALLHARTGLPEYDAWYGKLWAYSWEHFVDHKYGAWFRILTRDNRKVDDEKSPAGKTDYHTMGACYEVMALIRDGGVP, encoded by the coding sequence ATGACCACGACGCCTGATTTCCGCAGCGAGGCGTTCCTGCGCGAACACATCGCGCAGACCATGGCCTTTTATCATCCGCACGCGATCGATCCGGCCGGCGGCTTCTTCCACTACTACAAAGACGACGGCACGATCTACGACCGCAGCCATCGTCACCTGGTAAGCAGCACGCGCTTCGTCTTCAACTATGCAATGGCGCACATGGAATTCGGCAACCCCGAATACCTCGATGCCGTGCATCACGGTCTGCGCTATCTGCGCGACGTACATCGCAACCCGGGCACCGGCGGCTATGCCTGGACCATCCGTGATGGCAAGCCCGAGGACACCATGTACCACGCGTATGGCGTGGCCTTTGTGCTGCTCGCCTATTCCACCGCCCTGAAGGCCGGCGTGCGCGAAGCCAGTGCGTGGATGGACGAAACCTGGAACCTGCTGGAACTGCGCTACTGGGATGCCGAGGCCGGCTTGTATCGCGACGAGGCCAACGACCAGTGGCAGTTCACCGATTACCGCGGCCAAAACGCCAACATGCACATGTGCGAGGCAATGCTCGCCGCATACCAGGCCAGCGACGAGCCGCGCTACCTCGAACGTGCCCTGCAACTGGCCGACCACATGACGCGCCGGCAAGCCGCCAAGGCCGACGGCCTGGTGTGGGAACACTACGACGTGAACTGGAATGTCGACTGGAAGTACAACCTCGACAATCCCAAGCACCTGTTCCGCCCGTGGGGCTTCCAGCCCGGCCACCAGACCGAGTGGGCCAAGTTGTTGCTGATCATGGAGCCGCTGCTGCTTGAACGCGGCCGTGAAGAGAACTGGCTGGTGCCGACCGCCAAGCACCTGTTCGATACCGCGCTTGCGCGCTCGTGGGACAGCGAATTTGGCGGCATGGCCTACGGCTTCGCCCCCGACGGCACGGTGTGCGACGACGACAAGTATTTCTGGGTGCAGGCCGAGTCATTAGCCGCCGCCGCCCTGCTGCATGCCCGTACCGGGCTGCCCGAGTACGACGCGTGGTACGGCAAGTTGTGGGCGTATTCGTGGGAACACTTCGTCGATCACAAGTATGGTGCGTGGTTTCGCATCCTCACGCGCGACAACCGTAAGGTCGACGACGAGAAGAGCCCTGCCGGCAAAACCGACTACCACACCATGGGCGCATGCTACGAAGTGATGGCCTTGATCCGGGACGGCGGCGTTCCGTAA
- a CDS encoding LacI family DNA-binding transcriptional regulator has translation MESQTPVGRKITLNDIAAGCGVSRATVSLVLRGSPLVNKITRARVEEELRKQGYVYNRAAANLRRRTSSSVALVINELANPFFAEFAAGVDETLGAAGFVTLLGSTGDSAEREHAVLGSLIEHGPGGIILSPAEDSEARKVLAAVGTHTPVVLFNRELGGELPEYAHWDRLMLDNERGARQATEHLIAQGHRHIAFFGGHDHASSTRQRHAGYRQAMQAAGLTVEAHWRVQSTPTRTDAARAAGDLFQGAGKVPTAAVCYNDAVALGLMLGLHQHGRQAGRDFAVTGFDDIAEASMSMPTLTTLSTAPRARGRQAADMLLARLRDPQAPSGTIVAPVELVVRESSCPLS, from the coding sequence ATGGAAAGCCAGACCCCGGTCGGTAGAAAGATCACTCTCAACGACATCGCAGCCGGCTGCGGCGTGTCTCGCGCCACGGTTTCACTGGTGCTGCGAGGCAGTCCCCTGGTCAACAAGATCACCCGGGCCAGGGTAGAGGAAGAACTGCGCAAGCAGGGCTACGTCTACAACCGGGCCGCAGCCAACCTACGGCGGCGTACGTCCTCCAGCGTGGCGTTGGTCATCAACGAACTGGCCAACCCGTTCTTCGCCGAATTCGCCGCTGGCGTCGACGAGACGCTGGGCGCGGCCGGTTTCGTCACCCTGCTGGGCAGTACCGGCGATTCCGCGGAGCGAGAGCACGCCGTGCTCGGCTCGCTGATCGAGCACGGACCCGGCGGCATCATCCTGTCCCCCGCGGAAGACAGCGAGGCGCGCAAGGTGCTGGCCGCGGTCGGCACGCATACGCCGGTGGTGCTGTTCAACCGCGAACTCGGCGGCGAGCTGCCGGAATACGCGCACTGGGACCGCCTGATGCTCGACAACGAGCGCGGCGCACGCCAGGCCACTGAGCATCTGATTGCCCAGGGTCACCGGCACATCGCCTTTTTCGGCGGGCATGACCACGCCAGCTCCACCCGCCAGCGCCATGCCGGCTACCGCCAGGCCATGCAGGCTGCCGGCCTGACGGTCGAGGCACACTGGCGCGTGCAAAGCACGCCCACGCGCACGGACGCCGCGCGCGCCGCCGGGGACTTGTTTCAGGGAGCGGGCAAGGTGCCCACCGCCGCCGTCTGCTACAACGACGCGGTCGCGCTGGGCCTCATGCTCGGCCTGCACCAGCACGGGCGACAAGCCGGCCGCGATTTCGCGGTCACCGGCTTCGACGACATCGCCGAAGCGTCCATGAGCATGCCTACGCTGACCACGCTATCCACGGCGCCACGCGCACGGGGCAGGCAGGCGGCCGACATGCTTCTCGCCCGTCTGCGGGATCCGCAGGCGCCTTCGGGCACCATCGTCGCGCCAGTTGAACTGGTCGTGCGCGAAAGCAGCTGCCCTCTTTCCTGA